The Candidatus Saganbacteria bacterium genome includes a region encoding these proteins:
- the priA gene encoding primosomal protein N': protein MYAQVVLSYVSSFVDKPFTYLIPDSLTGKLQIGSQVIIPFGKRKEVGYIVGFLKELPEEIKGMKSIEDVRGNVPFFSADTVEAAKWMSQYYVSFFGSALRTMMIPGVESFENKKGKKRLEITPGPEPKRFSSFDHSEKTEPTRLAPSLPRGLASGYSIVLLSGPSGSGKTAFYIKSIKEALSKGLGAIILVPEISFSNQLVSAMKEEFAGKIAVIHSSVPQKELIEEWKKIYSGEFKVVLGTRTALFTPVRDLGLIIIDEEEEFTYKQEQNPKYHAREAALFIAKQKNIPVILGSGCPTVETFYKADEKKYRIIKLERKKDLPAFPLIDIVNMREENKNKFGILSKKLVAEMRAVVEKNQKIILLINRRGFAPFLLCEECGNTIVCPNCSVSLSYHAMDKSLHCSRCGFTKTVPVVCPNCMSSDVRFIGTGTQKVEREVARYFPKLKTLRLDKDITDVKKTQDVVIKMFAEGDANILIGTQMAVRTMELTKVSLAGIVSADMALGTPDFRAAESTFQMILEVAGVSKRHNIPEKVIVQTYNADHYAFACAKGYDYERFYGKEILNRRESKYPPYGQVINLMIYGKKPASGQSVAEDIAERLISLKKGIEILGPVQTSLAKVRGRSRWQILIKGRDLDIIKDELRGIVSDPKYRKDYSISVDVDPINIG, encoded by the coding sequence ATGTATGCCCAGGTAGTTCTGTCCTATGTCTCCTCTTTTGTCGATAAGCCTTTCACATATTTAATACCAGACAGCCTGACCGGCAAGCTTCAGATCGGATCGCAGGTAATTATCCCGTTCGGAAAAAGAAAAGAGGTCGGATATATCGTTGGATTTCTAAAAGAACTTCCCGAAGAGATCAAAGGCATGAAAAGCATCGAGGATGTCAGGGGCAATGTTCCGTTCTTTTCAGCAGATACTGTAGAAGCGGCAAAATGGATGTCACAGTATTATGTCTCCTTTTTCGGTTCTGCCCTCAGGACCATGATGATACCAGGGGTTGAGAGTTTCGAAAATAAAAAAGGGAAAAAGAGACTGGAGATAACTCCTGGCCCCGAACCTAAACGGTTCAGCTCCTTTGACCATTCCGAAAAGACGGAGCCGACGCGTCTTGCCCCGAGCCTGCCGAGGGGTTTAGCGTCGGGCTATAGCATTGTCCTCTTATCCGGTCCCTCCGGTTCAGGCAAGACCGCGTTCTATATAAAGAGCATAAAAGAAGCATTATCAAAAGGCCTCGGGGCAATAATATTAGTGCCGGAGATCTCGTTTTCAAATCAGCTTGTTTCAGCGATGAAAGAAGAATTTGCCGGAAAGATCGCCGTGATCCACAGTTCTGTCCCGCAGAAAGAGCTGATCGAGGAATGGAAAAAAATATATTCGGGCGAATTTAAGGTCGTCCTTGGCACGAGAACGGCTCTTTTTACTCCGGTAAGGGATTTGGGCCTGATAATAATCGATGAAGAAGAAGAATTCACATACAAACAGGAACAAAACCCCAAATATCATGCGCGTGAAGCGGCATTGTTCATAGCAAAACAGAAAAATATCCCCGTGATCCTGGGTTCCGGCTGTCCGACAGTCGAGACTTTCTATAAGGCGGATGAAAAAAAATACAGGATCATCAAGTTAGAAAGGAAAAAAGACCTGCCGGCGTTCCCGTTAATTGATATCGTCAATATGAGGGAAGAGAATAAAAATAAGTTCGGGATACTGAGCAAAAAGCTTGTTGCAGAGATGAGGGCAGTTGTCGAAAAGAACCAAAAGATCATTCTTCTGATAAATAGGAGAGGGTTTGCGCCTTTTCTTTTGTGCGAGGAGTGCGGGAACACCATCGTCTGCCCGAACTGTTCCGTTTCTTTATCGTATCATGCGATGGACAAGAGCCTTCACTGCAGCCGCTGCGGTTTTACCAAGACGGTCCCAGTGGTCTGCCCGAACTGCATGAGCTCGGATGTCAGGTTCATTGGGACCGGTACTCAAAAGGTGGAAAGGGAAGTCGCAAGATATTTTCCGAAGCTGAAGACGCTGAGGCTCGATAAAGACATCACGGATGTCAAGAAGACCCAGGATGTCGTGATAAAGATGTTCGCGGAAGGGGACGCGAATATCCTGATAGGGACGCAGATGGCAGTGCGCACCATGGAGCTCACAAAAGTTTCCCTTGCTGGGATCGTCTCGGCGGACATGGCACTCGGGACCCCGGATTTCAGGGCGGCAGAAAGCACGTTCCAGATGATACTCGAGGTCGCGGGCGTGTCAAAGCGCCATAATATACCGGAAAAAGTGATAGTCCAGACCTATAACGCTGACCATTATGCCTTTGCCTGCGCGAAGGGATATGATTATGAAAGATTTTACGGTAAAGAGATACTGAACCGCAGGGAAAGCAAATATCCTCCTTACGGGCAGGTGATAAACCTGATGATCTATGGCAAGAAGCCCGCTTCGGGGCAAAGCGTCGCGGAAGATATCGCGGAAAGGCTCATCTCATTGAAAAAAGGGATAGAGATCCTGGGACCTGTCCAAACCTCCCTGGCGAAAGTGCGCGGCAGGTCAAGGTGGCAGATATTGATTAAGGGCAGGGATTTGGATATCATAAAAGATGAGTTGAGGGGTATAGTTTCCGACCCGAAATACCGGAAGGATTACAGCATAAGCGTCGATGTGGACCCGATAAATATAGGGTGA
- the gmk gene encoding guanylate kinase — protein sequence MPHKKAKVKQKKGLLVVISGPSGVGKSTVVRRLMKIAPEYELSISSTTRPARPGEKHGKDYFFIHEKDFIDRVEKDTFFEWAQVHGAYYGTSKKFIQEHLDKGNAVILEVDVQGASTIKDFVTKTGVKHANAVFIFLIPPSVDILAFRLKRRKTEKEEQVNYRLRAAIAELQVMEKYDYIVVNDKVESAADKINAIIKVEKERTFLN from the coding sequence ATGCCGCATAAAAAAGCCAAAGTTAAACAGAAAAAAGGTCTACTGGTGGTCATTTCCGGACCTTCGGGGGTCGGGAAAAGCACTGTCGTGCGCAGGCTGATGAAGATAGCGCCCGAATACGAACTTTCTATCTCTTCCACGACAAGGCCGGCAAGACCTGGCGAAAAACACGGCAAGGACTACTTTTTCATACACGAAAAAGATTTCATTGACAGGGTAGAAAAAGATACTTTCTTTGAATGGGCCCAGGTGCACGGCGCGTACTACGGGACATCAAAAAAATTCATCCAGGAGCATCTTGATAAAGGCAATGCCGTCATTTTGGAAGTGGACGTGCAGGGAGCCTCGACCATAAAGGATTTTGTGACAAAGACGGGCGTGAAGCACGCCAATGCGGTCTTCATATTCCTTATACCGCCTTCGGTAGACATACTCGCCTTCAGGCTTAAGAGGCGCAAGACCGAAAAAGAGGAGCAGGTCAATTACAGGCTGAGGGCGGCGATAGCAGAACTGCAGGTGATGGAAAAGTACGATTATATAGTCGTGAACGACAAGGTCGAGTCCGCGGCCGACAAAATAAATGCTATAATTAAGGTAGAAAAAGAAAGGACATTCCTTAATTGA
- the coaBC gene encoding bifunctional phosphopantothenoylcysteine decarboxylase/phosphopantothenate--cysteine ligase CoaBC translates to MDLINRPLLNKKIILGVTGCIAAYKSAEIVRRLKKLGADVWVVMTASAQEFVTPLTFRTLSENPCIAKMFDENTVSMPMPHLALSDSADLLLVAPATANIIGKAAGGIADDALSTIIMSVECPIVMAPAMNTKMWKNAAVQENVKKLRKLGSIFIGPEKGELACGDIGEGRLANTDDIIKAVVDKIGIKQDLAGKKLLITAGGTREAIDPVRFIGNRSSGKMGFAIAEAARNRGADVVLISANANIKAPDGIELVNVQNARQMKDEVSRHFKDSDILVMSAAVSDFTPQKASSEKIKKGKENVNIGLKPTDDILLSVSKQKEGKVIVGFSVESRDLLKNSKDKLRSKDLDMIVANDVSAFEDDSSKVTIIKRSGKSIDLPRLPKSKSAEKILDEIALSSKH, encoded by the coding sequence ATGGACCTAATAAACAGGCCTCTTCTCAATAAAAAGATAATCCTCGGAGTGACAGGCTGCATAGCAGCGTATAAATCCGCCGAGATAGTAAGGCGCCTTAAAAAACTCGGGGCTGATGTCTGGGTCGTGATGACAGCTTCGGCTCAGGAGTTCGTGACCCCGCTTACTTTCAGGACACTTTCAGAAAATCCCTGTATAGCAAAGATGTTCGACGAAAATACGGTATCGATGCCTATGCCTCATCTGGCCCTGTCCGATTCCGCAGATCTTCTTCTGGTCGCGCCGGCAACGGCAAATATTATCGGCAAAGCCGCGGGAGGGATAGCTGATGACGCCCTGTCCACGATAATCATGTCGGTGGAATGTCCAATCGTCATGGCGCCGGCAATGAACACGAAGATGTGGAAGAACGCGGCAGTTCAGGAAAATGTAAAAAAGCTCAGGAAACTCGGTTCGATCTTTATCGGTCCTGAAAAAGGCGAACTTGCCTGCGGCGATATAGGTGAAGGAAGGCTGGCAAATACTGATGATATTATAAAAGCGGTCGTCGATAAGATAGGGATCAAACAGGACCTTGCGGGGAAAAAGCTGCTGATAACCGCGGGCGGCACAAGAGAGGCGATAGACCCTGTCAGGTTCATCGGGAACCGCTCGTCCGGGAAAATGGGTTTTGCCATCGCTGAAGCGGCGCGCAACAGGGGAGCGGATGTCGTCCTTATAAGCGCAAATGCAAATATCAAAGCGCCTGACGGGATAGAACTTGTCAATGTCCAGAACGCAAGACAGATGAAAGACGAGGTGTCCAGGCACTTTAAAGACAGCGATATCCTGGTGATGTCGGCCGCGGTATCCGATTTTACACCACAAAAGGCTTCTTCCGAGAAGATAAAAAAGGGAAAAGAGAACGTCAATATAGGACTCAAGCCGACAGATGACATCCTTTTATCCGTCTCAAAACAAAAAGAGGGGAAAGTGATCGTCGGATTCTCCGTGGAAAGCAGGGATCTATTGAAGAATTCAAAAGATAAGCTCAGATCAAAAGACCTCGATATGATAGTTGCAAATGACGTGAGCGCTTTTGAAGATGACTCATCAAAGGTGACCATCATAAAGAGATCCGGAAAATCTATAGACCTGCCGAGACTTCCCAAGTCAAAATCTGCCGAGAAGATACTTGATGAGATAGCGCTAAGCTCTAAGCACTAA
- a CDS encoding DNA-directed RNA polymerase subunit omega — MSQPTIDSLIKVTDNKYLLSNAIATRAKEISEGSIPYIDDFNPLNPIDTAMKEFAAGKLKIKILSGPVAKPLKVIEQKAKDFWTIDNLEKKEHKKAKKTKSK; from the coding sequence TTGAGCCAACCAACCATTGATTCATTAATAAAGGTGACAGATAATAAATATCTGCTTTCCAACGCGATCGCGACGCGGGCGAAAGAGATCAGCGAAGGTTCGATCCCGTATATCGACGATTTTAATCCGCTGAACCCGATCGACACGGCAATGAAAGAATTCGCGGCGGGTAAGCTGAAGATCAAGATACTCAGCGGACCGGTCGCAAAGCCGCTGAAGGTCATCGAGCAGAAGGCAAAGGATTTCTGGACGATAGACAACCTTGAAAAGAAAGAACATAAAAAGGCGAAAAAGACCAAGAGCAAATAG
- the ilvD gene encoding dihydroxy-acid dehydratase encodes MKSDNIKKGIERAPHRSLLHATGVTKKSLEKPFIGIANSFTDLVPGHISMKDYASVIAKGIHSGGGIAFEFGVPAICDGIAMGHEGMYYSLPSRELIADEVESVAKAHALDGLVLLTACDKITPGMLMAAGRLDIPCIVVTVGPMMSGMHRGRRTDLVKDTFEALASCKAGQLSEKELEELEICACPGVGSCAGLYTANTMACVTEAIGMSLTGSGSSLAASSKSRMIAYESGEQIVELVRKDISARKIMTKNAILNGIRIDMALGGSTNAALHIPAIAHEVGIDIDLDTIEEISRKTPHITNLRPSGEHFMEDFEYAGGVPAALHVLADLLNDNITVSGKNIKEIAKASLVHDSDVIRSLDKAYHKEGGIAVLKGNLAPHGSVVKQTAVNERAKVLIGKAKCFDSEELAMKAIMDGKIKAGDIVVIRYEGPKGGPGMREMLSPTSAIVGMGLGDTVGLITDGRFSGGTRGPAIGHVSPEAAEGGPIAVIKDGDEIEINIPARKLELKVSQKEIEERLKVWKPKKKELTGYLARYAHFVTSANTGAVLKIPS; translated from the coding sequence ATGAAAAGCGACAATATCAAAAAAGGCATAGAACGCGCACCTCACCGTTCTTTGCTGCATGCGACCGGGGTCACAAAAAAGAGCCTTGAAAAACCTTTCATCGGGATCGCGAACAGCTTCACGGACCTTGTGCCCGGACATATCAGCATGAAAGACTACGCGTCAGTCATCGCAAAAGGTATTCATTCAGGCGGAGGTATCGCTTTTGAGTTCGGTGTTCCGGCAATATGCGACGGCATCGCGATGGGACACGAAGGAATGTATTACAGTCTTCCTTCAAGGGAACTTATAGCCGATGAAGTCGAATCCGTCGCTAAAGCTCACGCTCTTGACGGACTTGTTTTATTGACAGCATGCGACAAGATAACCCCGGGAATGCTGATGGCAGCAGGCCGGCTTGATATACCGTGCATAGTAGTTACAGTCGGCCCGATGATGAGCGGCATGCACAGGGGAAGAAGGACGGACCTTGTTAAAGATACTTTCGAAGCTCTTGCATCCTGCAAAGCAGGCCAATTATCCGAAAAGGAGCTTGAAGAGCTTGAGATATGCGCCTGCCCGGGCGTCGGTTCCTGCGCCGGCCTTTATACGGCAAACACCATGGCCTGCGTCACCGAAGCTATCGGCATGTCTCTGACCGGCAGCGGCTCCTCACTTGCAGCTTCAAGCAAGAGCAGGATGATAGCTTATGAAAGCGGGGAGCAGATAGTCGAGCTCGTCAGGAAAGACATCAGCGCGAGAAAGATCATGACAAAGAATGCCATATTGAACGGCATCAGGATAGACATGGCCCTAGGCGGTTCGACGAATGCGGCCCTTCATATACCTGCGATAGCCCACGAGGTCGGGATAGATATCGACCTTGACACGATCGAAGAGATAAGCAGAAAGACCCCCCACATAACGAACCTGCGGCCGAGCGGCGAGCATTTTATGGAGGATTTTGAGTATGCCGGAGGTGTCCCTGCGGCGCTCCACGTCCTGGCCGATCTTTTGAACGATAATATCACGGTCAGCGGGAAAAACATCAAGGAGATAGCAAAAGCATCTTTAGTCCATGACAGCGATGTCATCAGATCTCTCGACAAAGCTTATCACAAAGAAGGCGGCATCGCCGTCCTGAAAGGAAATCTCGCGCCGCACGGTTCTGTCGTCAAGCAGACCGCGGTCAATGAAAGAGCGAAAGTCCTCATAGGCAAAGCAAAATGCTTTGACAGCGAAGAACTCGCGATGAAAGCGATAATGGACGGAAAGATAAAGGCCGGGGATATTGTTGTCATAAGATATGAAGGGCCTAAAGGCGGGCCGGGAATGAGGGAGATGCTGTCCCCCACTTCCGCTATCGTCGGGATGGGACTCGGAGATACCGTCGGGCTTATAACCGATGGAAGATTTTCAGGCGGTACAAGAGGCCCGGCTATCGGACATGTTTCGCCGGAAGCGGCCGAAGGCGGACCTATCGCCGTTATAAAAGACGGTGATGAAATAGAAATAAATATCCCGGCAAGAAAACTCGAGCTTAAGGTCAGCCAGAAAGAGATCGAAGAGCGCTTAAAGGTCTGGAAGCCGAAAAAGAAAGAACTGACGGGCTACCTTGCCCGCTACGCGCATTTTGTCACGTCGGCAAATACCGGAGCTGTTTTAAAAATACCGTCATGA
- the fmt gene encoding methionyl-tRNA formyltransferase gives MKIIFFGTPAQSAYVLLELISSGLDITAAVTFPDKPKGRGLKLSSSPVADTANMDKIETFKPLKASDPGFIESLKDIKPDLIVVVAYGKILPKSILEIPKYGCINLHTSLLPKYRGPSPIQAALLNGDKETGVTIIKLNEKMDEGDIILQETVKIPEDDNARTLSDRLFNEGSKLLIKVIKDIESGKAKFTPQDHSKAVYCKMIKKQDGAIDFNKSADEIVNMIRAFTPWPGAFAVFKGKKVKILTGEAGKTGNGDAGQVKEIIKNKGIIISAGEGEILIKSVQPENSKPMSADDFISGYHVQAGDRFTSS, from the coding sequence ATGAAGATCATATTCTTCGGGACCCCGGCACAGTCCGCTTATGTTTTATTAGAGTTGATATCTTCCGGTCTTGATATTACAGCCGCAGTCACTTTCCCCGACAAGCCGAAGGGCAGGGGACTAAAATTATCTTCTTCTCCTGTCGCTGATACAGCAAACATGGATAAAATTGAGACTTTCAAACCATTGAAAGCCTCTGACCCGGGGTTTATTGAAAGCCTTAAAGATATCAAACCCGACCTGATAGTCGTAGTTGCCTACGGGAAAATACTGCCCAAATCGATCCTTGAAATACCAAAATACGGATGCATTAATCTTCACACTTCCCTTCTGCCGAAATACCGCGGGCCTTCTCCTATTCAAGCCGCGCTTCTGAACGGCGACAAAGAAACAGGCGTAACTATAATCAAACTTAACGAAAAAATGGACGAAGGCGATATTATTCTGCAGGAAACAGTCAAAATACCGGAAGATGATAATGCCCGGACATTATCGGACAGATTATTCAATGAAGGATCAAAACTACTTATTAAAGTGATCAAAGACATCGAAAGCGGGAAAGCAAAATTCACTCCACAGGACCATTCAAAAGCTGTTTACTGCAAGATGATAAAGAAGCAGGACGGGGCTATTGATTTCAATAAAAGCGCGGATGAGATCGTGAATATGATCAGAGCTTTTACCCCATGGCCGGGAGCGTTTGCTGTTTTTAAAGGAAAGAAAGTTAAAATATTAACAGGAGAAGCGGGGAAAACTGGAAATGGTGATGCCGGACAGGTGAAAGAGATCATTAAAAATAAAGGGATCATCATATCTGCCGGAGAAGGAGAAATATTGATCAAGAGTGTCCAGCCGGAAAACTCTAAACCGATGAGCGCTGACGATTTCATTAGTGGATATCACGTGCAGGCCGGGGACAGGTTCACTTCTTCCTGA
- a CDS encoding DUF5674 family protein, which translates to MKIISDSIDNSELIETSKRTFGNMVKAVVDIDKGIMAIDGELHSDEESLLIENGSKQSSLWGINIYPEEKDDGRIEFDSMINLRPSQANRSRSVESPAIRDKIIEIVARLVKR; encoded by the coding sequence ATGAAAATCATTTCAGACAGCATCGATAACTCGGAGCTTATTGAAACATCCAAAAGGACTTTCGGTAATATGGTCAAAGCCGTTGTCGATATCGATAAAGGGATCATGGCCATAGACGGAGAGCTGCACTCGGACGAGGAATCACTTCTGATCGAAAACGGCTCAAAACAATCGTCCTTGTGGGGCATTAATATTTATCCCGAAGAAAAAGATGACGGGCGGATCGAGTTCGATTCCATGATAAATCTGAGGCCGTCCCAAGCGAACAGGTCTCGCTCAGTTGAAAGTCCCGCCATAAGGGATAAGATCATTGAAATAGTAGCCCGTCTGGTGAAAAGATGA
- the def gene encoding peptide deformylase, whose product MAILNILVKGNPVLKKKAKAVKKVTLTHVRLMDDMVETMRIAPGIGLAAPQVGVSERIIVVELENELFRLANPKIVKKSGKQVCMEGCLSVPGLEGPVERYKKICVTGMDKGGKQVKIDAEGLLAVVFQHEIDHLDGMLFVERVKDPSLIRPKEPTKEETI is encoded by the coding sequence ATGGCAATATTGAATATCCTGGTAAAAGGTAACCCGGTCCTGAAGAAGAAAGCGAAAGCCGTTAAAAAGGTGACGCTTACGCATGTGAGATTGATGGATGACATGGTGGAGACCATGCGGATCGCGCCGGGTATCGGTCTTGCCGCGCCCCAGGTGGGCGTTTCGGAGAGGATAATAGTCGTCGAGCTTGAAAATGAATTGTTCCGCCTTGCTAATCCAAAGATAGTAAAAAAATCAGGAAAACAGGTCTGCATGGAAGGCTGCCTGAGCGTTCCGGGACTGGAAGGGCCAGTCGAGCGTTATAAAAAGATCTGTGTTACTGGAATGGATAAAGGCGGCAAGCAGGTCAAAATAGACGCTGAAGGCCTTTTGGCCGTTGTGTTCCAGCACGAGATCGACCATCTTGACGGCATGTTGTTCGTTGAAAGAGTAAAAGACCCCTCCCTTATCAGGCCGAAAGAGCCGACTAAAGAAGAGACGATATAG
- a CDS encoding phosphodiester glycosidase family protein: MTDIRYSTSSENLRIVIQLDAPVEYTALKKDNDIIISMPNTTTDEYHEKFKIWDGMFKDFSFSKTKTSLNLFIETSYPVKENIFPLKDPFRIVIDIPRQEATPEAVIEDAAEESVLEEAVPAAPSKNKWLYYCQKITDGLNYLTVSQDDKKNRITASVLFVDPSKVDVTPVISVRELKGRDGGPIFGALFDAFSGVFGGKPEPYSHFAKKRVSAFVKAANAFAGINGSYFFGSSTPVGVLIINGQIISSPLYNRTALVIYRDGRANIDSVIMEGYLKLKNGETLGFSGVNQPINKNEIMVYTPDYQRTDPSGSSTNIIVSDGKVTDINYGETSIPKNGFVISANGIAGEAIKERFSKGDPVKWFFMATPPLEDMTHVIAGGPRLVYDGKVYITSKEEKFRRDITSGKAARTAVGITKDNNLLFVVVESSGKNKGATLAELSQLLIELGAVEAMNLDGGGSSSMVVNGAKMNSGSERAVSNAIVIRKK; the protein is encoded by the coding sequence ATGACCGATATACGCTACAGCACGTCATCGGAAAACCTCAGGATCGTGATCCAGCTTGACGCCCCGGTGGAGTACACGGCTTTAAAGAAGGACAACGACATCATCATATCGATGCCAAATACTACAACAGACGAGTATCATGAAAAATTCAAGATATGGGACGGGATGTTCAAGGATTTTTCTTTCAGCAAAACAAAAACGTCTTTGAACCTTTTCATCGAGACAAGCTATCCCGTGAAAGAGAACATCTTTCCGTTGAAAGACCCTTTCAGGATAGTGATCGATATCCCCAGGCAGGAAGCGACTCCTGAAGCGGTGATCGAAGATGCCGCCGAAGAGAGCGTTCTTGAAGAGGCTGTTCCGGCCGCGCCGTCAAAAAACAAATGGTTATATTACTGCCAGAAGATAACTGACGGCCTCAACTATCTGACCGTGTCGCAGGATGATAAAAAAAACAGGATAACTGCAAGTGTCCTGTTCGTGGACCCCTCGAAAGTCGATGTCACCCCCGTCATCTCTGTCCGGGAGCTGAAGGGGCGCGACGGGGGCCCTATATTCGGGGCGCTGTTCGACGCTTTCTCAGGAGTGTTCGGAGGAAAACCCGAACCGTATTCGCATTTTGCAAAAAAAAGAGTGTCGGCATTTGTCAAGGCGGCAAACGCCTTTGCGGGTATCAACGGAAGTTATTTCTTCGGCAGCAGCACGCCCGTGGGTGTGCTTATCATAAACGGACAGATAATCTCGTCCCCTCTATACAACAGGACTGCGCTGGTCATATACAGGGACGGGAGGGCGAATATCGATTCCGTGATAATGGAAGGGTACCTTAAGCTCAAGAACGGCGAGACGCTGGGATTCTCGGGGGTCAACCAGCCGATAAACAAGAACGAGATCATGGTCTATACTCCGGACTACCAGAGGACCGATCCCTCCGGGTCTTCGACAAATATAATCGTCTCCGACGGAAAAGTGACGGACATCAATTACGGCGAGACTTCTATTCCTAAGAACGGTTTTGTGATCTCGGCCAACGGCATAGCCGGAGAAGCGATAAAAGAAAGATTTTCAAAGGGTGACCCCGTTAAATGGTTCTTCATGGCGACCCCGCCGCTGGAAGATATGACCCACGTCATAGCGGGAGGCCCCAGGCTGGTATACGACGGGAAAGTCTATATCACATCCAAAGAGGAAAAGTTCAGGCGCGACATCACAAGCGGAAAAGCGGCAAGGACCGCGGTCGGGATAACAAAAGATAACAACCTGTTATTCGTGGTCGTCGAGAGCAGCGGCAAGAACAAAGGTGCTACGCTGGCGGAACTTTCCCAGCTGTTAATTGAGCTGGGCGCAGTGGAAGCGATGAACCTTGACGGCGGAGGGTCTTCCTCAATGGTCGTCAACGGGGCAAAGATGAACAGCGGGTCGGAAAGAGCCGTGAGCAACGCGATCGTGATCAGGAAGAAGTGA